One window of Chitinophagaceae bacterium genomic DNA carries:
- the rpe gene encoding ribulose-phosphate 3-epimerase, which translates to MTKNYHFSSDTFCLIAPSILAADFGNIQKEIETLNKSKADFIHLDIMDGVFVPNISFGFPVIEAIQKYSQKSLDFHLMIQNPQNYIQKCKDMGAEIITVHYEACTHLCRTIEEIKKLPCKVGVALNPHTPVSVLKDIIHTIDVVLIMSVNPGFGGQKFLPHCLKKVQQAKEIIINADCFTYIQVDGGIDIPHAKKLLYAGANILVIGSAIFQATNPLDTIDMFKKLKNEYI; encoded by the coding sequence ATGACAAAAAACTATCATTTTTCTTCAGATACCTTTTGCCTTATTGCTCCATCTATTCTTGCAGCAGATTTTGGAAATATTCAAAAAGAAATAGAAACACTCAATAAAAGTAAAGCCGATTTTATTCATTTGGACATAATGGACGGTGTCTTTGTCCCCAATATATCCTTTGGATTCCCAGTCATAGAAGCAATTCAAAAATATTCTCAAAAATCATTAGATTTTCATCTTATGATACAAAATCCACAAAACTATATCCAAAAATGCAAAGACATGGGAGCAGAGATAATAACTGTCCATTATGAAGCATGTACCCATCTATGCAGAACCATTGAAGAAATAAAAAAACTCCCATGTAAAGTAGGAGTTGCGCTAAACCCACATACCCCTGTTTCTGTACTAAAAGATATTATCCATACTATTGATGTAGTTCTCATAATGTCCGTAAACCCAGGATTCGGAGGGCAAAAATTTTTACCCCATTGCCTCAAAAAAGTACAACAAGCAAAAGAAATTATTATTAATGCCGATTGCTTTACATATATACAAGTAGACGGAGGAATAGACATTCCCCATGCAAAAAAATTATTATACGCAGGTGCAAATATATTAGTTATAGGAAGTGCTATTTTTCAGGCAACCAACCCCTTAGATACCATAGATATGTTCAAAAAATTGAAAAATGAATACATCTAA
- a CDS encoding acyl transferase encodes MQKDIFKTKIWNINTNNFENTAMEIFHWQANHNTLYKTYLSLLRKNINNISTIQEIPFMPISFFKTHKVKTGEWNEKICFLSSTTTRNTPSQHFLDDISFYKKISTTIFETFYQKIENCIFIALLPSYLERKNSSLVFMVDAFMKQTKNNYSRYFLYNDAELVKYLISIQNKNTLKVLLGVSFALLHLAKKHELDLNDFIVMETGGMKGKEKEITREELHMFLCQRFHIKKIHSEYGMTELLSQCYSYENGIFFSPPWVKILIREVTDPFSYNKEGITGGVNIIDLANIHSCCFIETQDLGKKNSNNSFSILGRIDHSDIRGCNLLTF; translated from the coding sequence ATGCAAAAAGATATTTTCAAAACAAAAATATGGAATATAAATACAAATAATTTTGAAAATACCGCAATGGAAATTTTTCATTGGCAGGCAAATCATAATACTCTATACAAAACATACCTTTCGTTACTCCGCAAAAATATAAACAATATCAGCACTATACAAGAAATTCCATTTATGCCCATCTCTTTTTTTAAAACACACAAAGTAAAAACAGGAGAATGGAACGAAAAAATCTGCTTTTTGAGTAGCACTACTACCAGAAATACACCAAGTCAACACTTTTTAGATGATATCTCTTTTTATAAAAAAATATCTACAACCATATTTGAAACATTTTATCAAAAAATAGAAAACTGTATCTTTATCGCTCTCCTTCCATCTTATTTAGAAAGAAAAAATTCTTCTCTTGTTTTTATGGTAGATGCTTTTATGAAACAAACAAAAAATAACTACTCTAGATACTTTTTATATAACGATGCAGAATTAGTAAAGTATTTAATAAGTATTCAAAACAAAAATACTCTTAAAGTATTACTTGGTGTAAGCTTTGCATTGCTACATCTTGCAAAAAAACACGAACTGGATCTCAATGATTTTATCGTAATGGAAACAGGAGGGATGAAAGGAAAAGAAAAAGAAATAACAAGAGAAGAACTTCATATGTTTCTCTGCCAAAGATTCCATATAAAAAAAATTCACTCAGAATATGGTATGACAGAACTTTTATCACAATGTTATTCCTATGAAAATGGAATATTTTTTTCGCCCCCATGGGTAAAAATACTTATACGTGAAGTAACAGATCCTTTTTCTTATAACAAAGAAGGAATAACAGGAGGAGTAAATATCATCGATTTAGCAAATATACATTCGTGTTGTTTTATAGAAACACAAGACTTAGGAAAAAAAAACTCAAATAACAGCTTTAGTATTTTAGGAAGAATAGACCATTCCGATATAAGAGGATGTAATTTACTCACTTTTTAA
- a CDS encoding DinB family protein gives MNWIQQIDEITDDFIFFFRDLDSEELNWKENSKTWSIAQNIEHLIVINKTYFPILEDIKAGKYKVSFLGSIHFIVSFFGKMILNSVNPNTKSKIKTFSIWEPSIEKISIDILNRFQEHQIELKKQIHEVEYFIKKGTVIASPVNKYIVYKLETAFDIIITHEKRHLKQAKEILVLLPSFKKK, from the coding sequence ATGAATTGGATACAACAAATAGATGAGATTACTGATGATTTTATATTTTTTTTTAGAGATTTAGATTCAGAAGAACTAAACTGGAAAGAAAACTCAAAAACATGGAGTATAGCACAAAATATAGAACATCTTATTGTTATTAATAAGACATATTTTCCTATTTTAGAAGATATAAAAGCAGGTAAATATAAAGTTTCTTTTTTAGGAAGTATTCATTTCATAGTTTCTTTTTTCGGTAAAATGATACTGAATTCCGTAAACCCGAACACAAAAAGTAAAATAAAAACTTTCTCCATTTGGGAACCAAGTATTGAAAAAATATCCATAGATATCCTAAATAGATTTCAAGAACACCAAATAGAATTAAAAAAACAGATACATGAAGTAGAATATTTTATAAAAAAAGGTACAGTTATTGCTTCACCTGTCAATAAGTATATAGTTTATAAATTAGAAACTGCTTTTGATATTATAATAACCCATGAAAAAAGACATCTCAAGCAAGCAAAAGAAATTTTAGTTCTATTACCTTCTTTCAAAAAAAAATAA
- a CDS encoding DUF2335 domain-containing protein — protein MSEEIRKQDDSENNNLDKVEKILIESDPNIFDGISKQKKQQIIKIIRVTLQKTRIGPLPAPETFSEYSNIIPNGAERIMQMAEKQLDHRMKMENKIVGSQIIQSNIGQVLAFLIGIAALSASTYCIVTGHEWSSSIICMAV, from the coding sequence ATGTCTGAAGAAATTCGAAAACAAGACGATTCAGAAAATAATAATTTAGATAAGGTTGAAAAGATACTCATAGAAAGTGATCCAAATATTTTTGATGGGATATCAAAGCAAAAAAAGCAACAAATTATCAAAATTATTCGAGTGACCCTGCAAAAGACTCGCATCGGTCCGCTCCCCGCCCCTGAGACATTTTCCGAATATTCTAATATTATTCCAAATGGGGCTGAGAGAATTATGCAAATGGCAGAAAAACAACTTGACCATAGAATGAAAATGGAAAACAAAATTGTCGGATCGCAAATAATTCAAAGTAACATTGGTCAGGTTTTAGCATTTTTGATTGGAATCGCCGCATTGTCAGCATCAACTTATTGTATTGTAACTGGTCATGAATGGTCAAGTAGTATTATATGTATGGCGGTTTAA
- a CDS encoding GNAT family N-acetyltransferase, which produces MLIRTLEVQEIQSFIDFFRHIIQNFPYLTTEAKESEIHLFTGKYIREKLKKDPFSFIIALDEKNTLLGFCINTFEYGIVFIDHIFLSEMVPKGKGIGTQLMEKCIAFASIRNAHKIWASIHPNNTISQFFFKKNGFNTVCILKKHWYKIDFIMVEKFL; this is translated from the coding sequence ATGCTGATACGTACACTAGAAGTCCAAGAAATTCAGAGTTTTATTGATTTTTTTAGACATATTATTCAAAATTTTCCTTATCTCACTACGGAAGCGAAGGAATCAGAAATCCATCTATTTACCGGAAAATACATAAGAGAAAAACTAAAAAAAGATCCTTTTTCTTTTATTATTGCCTTGGATGAAAAAAATACTCTGTTAGGTTTTTGCATCAATACTTTTGAATACGGAATTGTTTTTATAGACCATATTTTTCTTTCCGAAATGGTACCAAAGGGTAAAGGCATCGGAACTCAGCTTATGGAAAAATGTATTGCATTTGCTTCTATAAGAAATGCTCATAAAATTTGGGCTTCCATTCACCCAAACAATACAATATCACAATTTTTTTTTAAAAAAAATGGATTTAACACCGTATGTATTTTAAAAAAACACTGGTATAAAATAGATTTTATTATGGTAGAAAAATTTTTGTAA
- a CDS encoding L-threonylcarbamoyladenylate synthase — translation MNTCICIKIHPQNPEEKKLEIVIDILRSGGIIIYPTDTIYGLGCDAWNKKAIDKILRIKQIKDTDLKFSLICSDLSHISDYTKPFDSTVFKAMKKCFPGPFTFILPANSIISKRLHIHKKNIGIRVPNNKIARMIAKLLGNPLMSTSLYDNVDTSEYITDPDIIMEKYQKLVDVVVDGGMGGQIPSTVLDATGNTIYVVRYGLGNVEDMY, via the coding sequence ATGAATACGTGTATTTGTATAAAAATACATCCGCAAAATCCAGAGGAGAAAAAATTAGAAATTGTAATAGATATTTTAAGAAGCGGAGGTATTATCATATATCCAACAGATACAATTTATGGGTTAGGATGTGATGCATGGAATAAGAAAGCGATTGATAAAATACTCAGGATAAAACAGATAAAAGATACAGATTTAAAATTTTCTCTTATATGTTCTGATTTAAGTCATATTTCAGATTATACTAAGCCTTTTGACAGTACTGTTTTTAAAGCAATGAAAAAATGTTTCCCTGGTCCTTTCACTTTTATACTTCCTGCAAATAGTATTATTTCTAAAAGATTACATATACATAAAAAAAATATTGGTATCAGGGTTCCTAATAATAAAATTGCAAGAATGATAGCAAAACTTTTAGGTAATCCCCTTATGAGTACTTCTTTATATGATAATGTAGATACTTCAGAATATATTACAGATCCTGATATTATTATGGAAAAATATCAAAAATTAGTAGATGTAGTGGTAGATGGTGGAATGGGCGGTCAGATTCCTAGTACTGTTTTAGATGCTACTGGAAATACTATTTATGTAGTGCGGTACGGTTTAGGAAATGTAGAAGATATGTATTAA